ACACAGGACGCTTACAATAGCGACGCCGGGTTGTAATCTCCACTGTAAAGGATGCCAGAACTGGGAAATCTCACAAGTTCCGAAGGGAGAAGTATTTAAAAACAGGTTTTACGACGAGACTTTTGTTCCACCAGAGGTAATAGTTGAAAAGGCAATAGAACACGGATGTGAAAGTATATCCTATTCTTACTCAGATCCCACGATATTTGCCGAGTACATGATAGACGTTGCCAGACTTGCAAAGGAAAAGGGACTCAAAAACATAATGGTAACCGCAGGATACATAAACCCGGAACCCTTGGAAGAAATAGACAAGTACATGGACGCCTACAGCATAGACCTTAAGTTTTTTGACGATAAAGCTTACAGAGAATACTCAAAGGGAAGGTTAGAGCCCGTTCTTGAAACGATAAAGTACGCATTTAACAAAGGAAAGTGGGTTGAACTGACCACTCTTTTAGTTCCGAAGTACTTAACGGAGGAACAAATTAAAAAGATTGCGGAATGGATAGGTAGTGAGCTCGCTCCATGGGTTCCGTGGCACTTATCTAGGTTCTTCCCCCACTACAA
The genomic region above belongs to Aquifex aeolicus VF5 and contains:
- the amrS gene encoding AmmeMemoRadiSam system radical SAM enzyme, giving the protein MRVEAKWWKKLDDGKVECYLCPVSCKLKEGSVGSCGVRANVGGKLYTFTYGSLISAAIDPVEKKPLFHFLPGHRTLTIATPGCNLHCKGCQNWEISQVPKGEVFKNRFYDETFVPPEVIVEKAIEHGCESISYSYSDPTIFAEYMIDVARLAKEKGLKNIMVTAGYINPEPLEEIDKYMDAYSIDLKFFDDKAYREYSKGRLEPVLETIKYAFNKGKWVELTTLLVPKYLTEEQIKKIAEWIGSELAPWVPWHLSRFFPHYKALDLPPTPVEDLMKAYKIGKDAGLEYVFVGNLFGNDYESTYCPKCGNVVIGRQGYYITEINLEDGKCKNCGYEIKGIWKK